In one Candidatus Caccoplasma merdavium genomic region, the following are encoded:
- a CDS encoding DedA family protein has protein sequence MEFILDFVLHIDRYMVEIVRDYHTWTYAILFLIIFCETGLVVTPFLPGDSLLFVAGAIAAQPDMPLNVHILALVVFAAAVLGDSCNYEIGRFLGAKLFRNPNSKIFKQQYLDKTHEFYKKYGGKTIIIARFVPIVRTFAPFVAGMGKMHYYYFIAFNIIGGALWVALFCYVGYFFGDLPFVQQNLKVLIVAIIFVSLLPAIIEVLRAKMKNNNKEA, from the coding sequence ATGGAATTTATATTAGACTTTGTCCTGCACATCGACAGATATATGGTGGAAATCGTGAGAGATTACCACACATGGACGTATGCCATACTGTTTTTGATTATTTTCTGTGAAACAGGTTTGGTTGTAACCCCATTTTTGCCGGGCGATTCTTTGCTGTTTGTTGCAGGAGCTATTGCCGCTCAACCGGATATGCCGCTCAATGTTCATATCCTTGCCCTTGTCGTTTTTGCAGCTGCCGTATTGGGGGATTCCTGTAATTATGAAATAGGCCGTTTTCTGGGTGCGAAATTGTTCCGCAATCCCAATTCAAAGATATTCAAGCAGCAATATCTTGACAAAACACATGAGTTTTACAAGAAATATGGAGGAAAGACCATCATCATAGCCCGTTTTGTGCCCATCGTGCGGACATTTGCACCTTTTGTGGCCGGCATGGGTAAGATGCATTATTACTATTTTATTGCATTCAATATTATTGGTGGAGCCTTGTGGGTTGCATTGTTTTGTTATGTCGGTTATTTTTTCGGAGATCTCCCGTTTGTTCAACAGAACTTGAAGGTGTTGATTGTCGCCATTATTTTCGTCTCATTGTTGCCGGCTATTATAGAAGTGCTCCGTGCCAAAATGAAGAACAATAACAAGGAGGCGTAA
- a CDS encoding tetratricopeptide repeat protein, which yields MKKIFLFAVLCLVGGTAFAQKKNVSRANNELKQEKPNYEEARQLVKEARENPETQNDARTWWVSAEVEDAIFLENDKKRVTNQSFDDASMYKALEDEYAFLQQALYLDSLPNAKGKVSPKYSKRIIERIHERHLSFWDAAVISYKNQDYKKAYEMWNTYLLIPEKYGISEARQKQLEESGTVDSTYIFGRYYAALAAYISKDYELAIPALNRAKESDYDVMTIYQCLNELYTNQKDSANMFAISQEAVERLGINKDTENFLLQMINIYIAKNQINEAIAYLDKAIAANPRAEYYKVKGRLYEEISNEAEAIACFEKALEINPQLADVWSEMGRIYYNKAYEESQEINKIKDDKAYLKAREERIFPLYRKALPYYEKAYSIDPTNADCVFALKGIYYTLGMEDKLKSLEGK from the coding sequence ATGAAAAAGATTTTTCTATTCGCTGTACTTTGCTTGGTTGGCGGTACGGCGTTTGCCCAGAAAAAAAATGTTTCGCGGGCAAATAACGAACTCAAACAAGAAAAGCCCAATTATGAAGAAGCTCGTCAGTTGGTCAAAGAGGCAAGAGAAAATCCTGAGACGCAAAATGATGCCCGCACTTGGTGGGTATCGGCCGAGGTAGAAGATGCCATTTTCCTTGAAAATGACAAAAAAAGGGTGACCAACCAGTCGTTTGACGATGCCTCGATGTATAAAGCCTTGGAAGACGAGTATGCTTTCCTCCAACAAGCTCTCTATCTCGACTCGCTGCCCAATGCAAAGGGTAAAGTTTCACCCAAATACTCCAAGAGGATAATCGAGCGTATTCATGAACGCCATCTGAGTTTCTGGGACGCAGCTGTCATTTCCTATAAGAACCAGGATTATAAGAAAGCCTATGAAATGTGGAATACCTATCTGCTTATTCCTGAGAAATATGGTATCAGCGAAGCCCGACAGAAACAGCTCGAAGAGTCGGGTACCGTAGATAGCACCTATATTTTCGGCCGTTATTATGCTGCATTGGCTGCTTACATCTCAAAAGACTATGAATTGGCAATTCCGGCTCTCAACCGCGCCAAGGAAAGTGACTATGATGTAATGACTATTTACCAATGTTTGAATGAGTTGTATACAAATCAGAAAGACAGTGCCAACATGTTTGCCATCTCGCAAGAAGCTGTTGAACGCTTGGGTATCAACAAAGATACTGAGAACTTTTTGTTGCAGATGATTAACATATACATTGCAAAGAATCAGATAAATGAGGCTATTGCATATCTCGACAAAGCTATCGCCGCCAATCCGCGTGCCGAATACTATAAGGTAAAAGGCCGTCTCTATGAGGAGATTTCTAATGAAGCCGAAGCCATAGCTTGTTTTGAGAAAGCTCTTGAAATCAACCCGCAGTTGGCTGATGTGTGGAGCGAAATGGGCCGTATCTATTATAATAAAGCCTATGAGGAAAGTCAAGAGATAAACAAGATCAAAGATGACAAGGCATATCTAAAAGCCCGTGAAGAGCGTATTTTCCCGCTTTATCGCAAAGCATTGCCTTATTACGAAAAGGCTTACTCAATCGACCCGACAAATGCCGATTGCGTATTTGCCTTGAAAGGTATATACTATACACTTGGAATGGAGGATAAACTGAAATCTCTTGAAGGTAAATGA
- the gyrA gene encoding DNA gyrase subunit A has protein sequence MATEQDDRILKIDIEKEMKQSYIDYSMSVIVARALPDVRDGFKPVHRRVLFGMNELGNTSNKPYKKSARIVGEVLGKYHPHGDSSVYFAMVRMGQDWSLRYPLVDGQGNYGSIDGDSPAAMRYTEARLSRIAEEMLRDIDKETVDFQKNFDDTLDEPVVLPTRIPNLLVNGASGIAVGMATNMPPHNLTETINAIIAFIDNRDITIEELMQHIKAPDFPTGGYIYGYNGVKEAYETGRGRIVIRAKAEIETEGNREKIIISEIPYGVNKADLIKSIAELVVDKRIDGISNVNDESDRSGMRIVVDIKKDANSSVVLNKLYKLTALQSSFSVNNIALLKGRPVTLNLKQLIEEFYNHRHEVVIRRTRYELRKAEERAHILEGLIIACDHIDEIVQIIKTSQTPEVARTRLMERFSLSEIQASAIVDMRLRQITGLMQDKLHEEYDALMRQIDFFHKILSEDAVCVQVIKDELIEIRDKYGDERKTQIIYSSEEFNAEDFYADDEMIITISHLGYIKRTPLSEFRAQNRGGVGAKGSDTRDEDFIEYIYPASMHNYMLFFTQKGKCFWLKVYEIPEGAKNSKGRAIQNLLNIDADDKVNAFIRVKKLQDPEYNLTHNLIFCTKKGVIKKTRLEAYSRPRTNGVNAITIREDDQVIQVRLTTGNSEIIMANREGRAIRFHETTVREMGRTATGVKGMTLDENVNDEVVGMICVNDPETETIMVVSEQGYGKRSEIEDYRITNRGGKGVKTLNITPKTGKLVAIKNVTDENDLVIINKSGITLRIKVADIRVMGRATQGVRLINLEKRNDEIASVCKVASDTTDEMPESADTPINEIGDTTPESENEIQ, from the coding sequence ATGGCGACAGAACAAGATGATAGAATTTTGAAAATTGATATCGAAAAAGAGATGAAACAATCCTACATCGATTATTCGATGTCGGTCATTGTGGCAAGGGCATTGCCTGATGTCCGGGACGGATTCAAACCCGTGCATCGTCGGGTTCTTTTCGGTATGAATGAACTGGGAAATACATCGAATAAACCTTATAAAAAATCGGCAAGAATCGTGGGTGAAGTGTTGGGTAAGTATCACCCGCACGGAGACTCGTCGGTCTATTTTGCCATGGTGCGCATGGGACAAGATTGGTCGTTGCGCTATCCGCTTGTCGACGGCCAGGGAAACTATGGCTCTATCGACGGCGACAGCCCTGCTGCCATGCGTTATACCGAAGCCCGTCTCTCGCGCATTGCCGAAGAAATGTTGCGTGACATCGACAAGGAGACTGTCGATTTTCAGAAAAACTTCGACGACACCCTCGATGAGCCCGTGGTATTGCCGACCCGCATTCCCAACCTGCTGGTAAACGGCGCATCGGGTATTGCCGTGGGTATGGCTACCAATATGCCGCCTCACAACCTTACCGAAACCATCAATGCGATAATCGCTTTTATCGACAACCGCGATATTACCATCGAGGAGTTGATGCAGCATATCAAAGCGCCAGACTTCCCGACCGGAGGCTATATATATGGATATAATGGTGTCAAGGAAGCCTATGAGACCGGCCGCGGACGCATTGTCATTCGCGCCAAGGCCGAGATTGAAACCGAAGGAAACCGAGAAAAGATCATCATATCGGAAATCCCCTATGGCGTAAATAAGGCCGACCTTATCAAAAGTATTGCAGAACTTGTTGTCGATAAGCGCATCGATGGCATATCCAATGTCAATGATGAATCCGACCGTTCGGGCATGCGCATTGTGGTAGACATCAAGAAAGACGCCAATTCGAGTGTCGTTCTCAACAAATTGTATAAACTCACCGCATTGCAGTCGTCGTTCAGTGTAAACAACATCGCATTGCTCAAAGGCCGTCCCGTCACGCTCAACCTGAAACAGCTTATCGAGGAGTTCTATAACCATCGTCATGAGGTGGTTATACGCCGCACCCGTTATGAGTTGAGAAAGGCCGAAGAGAGAGCCCATATTCTCGAAGGTCTTATAATTGCCTGCGACCATATCGATGAGATTGTACAAATCATAAAAACGTCTCAAACACCTGAGGTCGCTCGCACTCGTTTGATGGAGCGTTTCTCGCTCTCGGAAATACAGGCATCGGCCATTGTCGATATGCGTTTGCGTCAAATCACGGGTCTCATGCAAGACAAGTTGCATGAGGAGTATGATGCTCTCATGAGACAAATCGATTTCTTCCACAAAATACTTTCGGAAGATGCTGTTTGTGTGCAAGTTATCAAAGATGAGCTCATCGAAATCAGAGATAAATATGGTGATGAGCGTAAGACGCAAATCATATATTCCTCGGAGGAGTTCAATGCCGAAGATTTTTATGCTGATGACGAAATGATTATTACCATTTCGCACCTCGGATATATCAAGCGTACGCCGCTATCGGAGTTCCGTGCCCAAAATCGGGGCGGAGTAGGAGCCAAAGGCAGTGATACGCGAGATGAAGACTTCATCGAATACATCTATCCGGCCTCGATGCACAATTACATGTTGTTCTTTACCCAAAAAGGAAAATGTTTCTGGCTTAAAGTGTATGAAATTCCCGAAGGGGCGAAGAACTCAAAAGGCAGAGCGATACAGAATTTGCTCAACATCGATGCCGATGATAAGGTCAATGCATTTATTCGGGTGAAGAAATTACAAGACCCGGAATACAACTTGACACACAATCTGATTTTCTGTACCAAAAAAGGCGTGATAAAGAAGACTCGCCTCGAAGCATATTCACGCCCGCGGACCAATGGTGTGAATGCCATTACCATTCGCGAAGATGACCAGGTGATACAAGTGCGTCTGACGACCGGAAACAGCGAAATCATCATGGCCAATCGCGAAGGTCGCGCCATTCGTTTCCACGAAACGACTGTGCGTGAAATGGGGCGTACGGCAACCGGTGTGAAAGGTATGACTCTCGACGAGAATGTCAACGACGAAGTGGTAGGAATGATTTGTGTGAACGATCCCGAAACCGAAACTATCATGGTCGTGTCGGAGCAAGGTTATGGTAAACGCTCGGAAATAGAGGACTATCGCATCACCAACCGAGGCGGAAAGGGCGTTAAGACATTGAATATCACTCCGAAAACAGGCAAATTGGTAGCCATCAAAAATGTAACCGATGAGAATGATTTGGTGATTATCAACAAGTCGGGAATCACGTTGCGCATCAAAGTCGCCGATATTCGGGTGATGGGGCGTGCCACACAGGGTGTTCGCCTCATCAATCTCGAAAAACGAAACGACGAAATTGCTTCGGTATGCAAGGTCGCTTCCGATACGACGGACGAAATGCCCGAATCGGCCGATACCCCGATAAATGAGATCGGAGATACAACACCTGAATCAGAAAATGAAATACAATAA
- a CDS encoding ATP-dependent Clp protease ATP-binding subunit: MERNFSQRVRNVLGYSREEAERLHTPIIGPEHLLLGILRDGTGKAVEALRYLGIQPERLKTAVEELLLSHPCDTPAEASPSQETAVAKSTDKILKMSLLESRLLKNPITDTEHLLLAILRDPSSIACQALNAQEISYQSVLDYVKTGTSRPADSYDNQADSATPSMGPEFADEDDDEVENDGPFSKKKENKTSTMQAKDSGSNTPVLDNFGIDMTKAAEENRLDPVVGREKEIERLAQILSRRKKNNPVLIGDPGVGKSAIVEGLALRIVQRKVSRVLFDKRVVSLDMASIVAGTKYRGQFEERIKAILNELAKNPNIILFIDEIHTIVGAGGATGTLDAANMLKPALARGEIQCVGATTLDEYRKSIEKDGALERRFQKIMVAPTSPDETLQILKNIKERYEDHHNVTYTPEALEACVKLTERYISDRNFPDKAIDALDEAGSRVHIAHIVVPRRIEELEGQIEDTRKEKIEAVKSQNFELAANFRDKEKSLMNELEEEKRRWEESSQEQREVVDAEEIAATVALMSGVPVQRVAASESKKLLEMGNELKNIIIGQDSAVDKIVKAIRRNRVGLKDPNRPIGTFMFLGPTGVGKTYLAKKLAEYLFDSPDALIRVDMSEYMEKFTVSRLVGAPPGYVGYEEGGQLTEKVRRKPYSVVLLDELEKAHPDVFNLLLQIMDEGHITDSLGRKVDFKNTIIIMTSNVGTRQLKDFGRGIGFDTGAVSDKELSRSVIQKSLNKAFSPEFLNRIDDIITFDQLNKESIFRIIDIELKGFYDRIAALGYHIELSDAAKNFVAEKGYDIQFGARPLKRAIQNHLEDEVAEIILRSENKNGGTISLDYDAEQKKIVATLQEN; this comes from the coding sequence ATGGAAAGAAACTTTTCACAACGAGTGCGTAATGTCTTGGGATACAGCCGGGAAGAAGCTGAACGCCTGCACACCCCCATTATCGGACCTGAACACTTGTTGTTAGGCATACTGAGAGACGGCACCGGCAAGGCCGTCGAGGCATTGCGTTACTTGGGCATACAACCCGAGCGATTGAAAACTGCCGTCGAGGAATTGCTCCTCTCTCACCCCTGCGACACTCCGGCCGAAGCCTCCCCTTCGCAAGAAACCGCCGTAGCCAAAAGCACCGATAAAATACTGAAAATGAGTTTGCTCGAATCGAGGCTGTTAAAAAACCCCATCACCGACACCGAGCATCTTTTACTGGCCATATTGCGTGACCCGTCCTCGATTGCATGTCAGGCATTAAATGCCCAAGAAATATCCTATCAGAGCGTGCTGGATTATGTAAAGACAGGCACCTCCCGTCCGGCCGACAGTTACGACAACCAGGCCGACAGCGCGACTCCTTCGATGGGGCCCGAGTTTGCGGACGAAGACGACGATGAAGTCGAAAACGACGGTCCGTTCTCCAAGAAAAAAGAGAACAAGACCTCGACCATGCAAGCCAAGGACAGCGGCAGCAACACGCCCGTGCTCGACAACTTCGGCATCGACATGACAAAAGCCGCCGAAGAAAACCGGCTCGACCCGGTCGTTGGCAGAGAAAAGGAAATCGAGCGGTTGGCTCAGATACTCAGCCGTCGTAAAAAGAATAATCCGGTTCTCATCGGAGACCCCGGCGTCGGCAAGTCGGCCATCGTTGAAGGCTTGGCCCTGCGCATCGTGCAAAGGAAAGTGTCACGGGTCTTGTTCGACAAGCGGGTTGTTTCCCTCGACATGGCGTCGATTGTAGCCGGCACCAAATACCGGGGGCAATTTGAAGAACGCATCAAAGCCATACTCAACGAATTGGCCAAGAACCCCAATATCATTCTCTTTATCGACGAGATACACACCATCGTGGGAGCCGGTGGCGCTACCGGCACACTCGATGCCGCCAACATGTTGAAACCGGCCCTGGCCCGTGGAGAGATACAATGCGTCGGAGCCACGACCCTCGACGAATACCGCAAGAGCATCGAAAAAGACGGAGCCCTCGAACGCCGGTTCCAAAAAATCATGGTTGCCCCCACATCGCCCGATGAGACGTTGCAGATATTGAAAAACATCAAGGAGCGATATGAAGACCACCACAACGTCACCTACACTCCCGAAGCCCTTGAAGCCTGCGTAAAACTCACCGAGCGATACATCAGCGACCGGAACTTCCCCGATAAAGCCATCGATGCCCTCGACGAAGCCGGTTCGCGAGTGCACATCGCCCACATCGTAGTGCCCCGCCGCATCGAAGAACTCGAAGGGCAAATTGAAGATACCCGCAAAGAGAAAATCGAGGCCGTGAAATCTCAGAACTTCGAGCTGGCCGCCAATTTCAGGGACAAAGAGAAATCGTTGATGAACGAGCTCGAAGAGGAAAAACGTCGCTGGGAGGAGTCGTCACAAGAACAACGCGAAGTTGTCGACGCCGAAGAAATCGCCGCGACAGTGGCCTTGATGTCGGGCGTTCCCGTACAACGTGTCGCCGCGTCGGAAAGCAAAAAGCTCTTGGAGATGGGCAACGAACTCAAAAACATCATCATCGGGCAAGACTCGGCCGTCGACAAAATCGTAAAAGCCATACGCCGCAACAGGGTCGGGCTGAAAGACCCCAACCGACCCATCGGCACCTTCATGTTCTTAGGCCCGACAGGTGTCGGAAAAACCTATTTGGCCAAGAAACTGGCCGAATACCTGTTCGACTCGCCCGATGCCCTCATACGGGTCGACATGAGCGAATACATGGAAAAATTCACCGTGTCACGGTTGGTCGGTGCACCTCCGGGATATGTGGGATATGAAGAGGGCGGACAACTGACCGAAAAGGTGCGCCGCAAACCCTACTCGGTCGTACTGCTCGATGAGCTCGAAAAAGCTCACCCCGATGTCTTCAACCTCTTGCTGCAAATCATGGACGAAGGTCATATTACCGACAGCCTGGGTCGCAAAGTCGACTTTAAGAATACCATCATCATCATGACCTCCAACGTGGGAACCCGCCAACTCAAAGATTTCGGACGCGGTATCGGATTCGACACCGGTGCGGTAAGCGACAAAGAACTCTCCCGGTCGGTTATTCAAAAATCGCTCAACAAGGCATTTTCGCCCGAGTTCCTGAACCGTATCGACGACATCATTACATTCGACCAGCTCAACAAGGAGTCGATATTCCGCATCATCGACATCGAGCTCAAAGGATTCTATGACCGCATCGCCGCCTTGGGATACCACATCGAGCTCTCCGATGCAGCCAAAAACTTTGTCGCAGAGAAAGGATATGACATACAATTCGGTGCCCGACCGTTGAAACGAGCCATACAAAACCATCTCGAAGACGAGGTCGCCGAAATCATACTCCGCAGCGAAAACAAAAACGGCGGCACCATCAGTCTCGACTATGACGCCGAGCAGAAAAAAATCGTTGCCACACTGCAAGAAAACTAA
- the htpG gene encoding molecular chaperone HtpG, translating to MQKGSIGVTTDNIFPVIKKFLYSDHEIFLRELVSNAVDATQKLKTLAAVGDFKGELGNMNVEVSVDKNAGTLTVSDHGIGMTAEEIEKYINQIAFSGAEEFLEKYKNDANAIIGHFGLGFYSSFMVSKKVEIRTRSYQEGAQAVMWTCDGSPEYTMENIDKPERGTDIVLYIDDENKNFLEAGEIETLLKKYCRFLPIPVVFGKEQEWKDGKYVDTDKDKVINDTTPAWTKKPTDLTDEDYRKFYHELYPTMDEPLFWIHLNVDYPFKLTGILYFPKIRNNFDVNKNRIQLYCNQVFVTDSVEGIVPDFLMLLQGVIDSPDIPLNVSRSYLQSDSNVKKISTYITKKVADRLQEIFNNDRKQFEEKWDDIKLFIEYGMLSDEKFYEKAQKFALLKDTDDKYYTFDEYKTLIEAEQTDKDKMLIYIYATDRIAQYNYIEAAKNKGYSVLLMDGQLDVHFIGMLEQKFEKSRFVRVDSDIVENLVRKEEKAEVALSPAQRDMMTTVFKSQIPTVEKAEFMVMFEAIGETAQPIVITQNEFMRRMKDMSAMQPGMSFYGDMPDSYNLIVNTQHPLTQRVLTEAEAACNAEVTPLRSQIDSLNDEISKWQEANKNKKSDEIPTEEKDNLKNKEDQVAALRRQENDLLSNYAAQNKLVRQLVDLALLSNNMLKGEALSRFVKRSVELL from the coding sequence ATGCAAAAAGGATCTATTGGGGTAACAACCGATAACATATTCCCCGTTATCAAGAAATTCCTGTACAGCGATCATGAAATCTTCCTGAGAGAATTGGTTTCGAATGCTGTCGACGCCACCCAAAAACTGAAAACCTTGGCCGCCGTAGGCGATTTCAAGGGTGAATTGGGTAACATGAACGTCGAAGTCTCCGTCGACAAAAATGCCGGCACGCTCACCGTTTCAGACCACGGCATCGGTATGACCGCCGAAGAAATCGAGAAATACATCAATCAAATCGCCTTCTCGGGGGCCGAGGAGTTCCTCGAAAAATATAAAAACGACGCCAATGCCATCATCGGACATTTCGGACTGGGATTCTACTCCTCTTTCATGGTGTCGAAAAAGGTGGAAATACGCACCCGCTCCTATCAAGAAGGCGCTCAGGCCGTAATGTGGACTTGCGACGGTTCGCCCGAGTACACGATGGAAAACATCGACAAACCTGAACGCGGTACCGATATTGTGCTCTACATCGACGACGAAAACAAGAATTTCCTCGAAGCGGGAGAAATCGAGACTTTGCTCAAAAAGTACTGCCGTTTCTTGCCCATTCCCGTCGTATTCGGTAAAGAACAAGAATGGAAAGACGGCAAGTATGTCGATACCGACAAGGACAAAGTCATCAACGACACCACCCCGGCATGGACCAAGAAACCGACCGACCTTACCGACGAAGACTATCGCAAATTCTACCATGAGCTGTACCCCACCATGGACGAGCCGCTCTTCTGGATACACCTTAACGTCGATTATCCTTTCAAGCTGACGGGTATTCTCTACTTTCCCAAAATCAGGAACAATTTCGACGTCAACAAAAACCGCATACAACTCTATTGCAATCAGGTCTTTGTCACCGATTCGGTCGAAGGCATCGTGCCCGACTTCCTCATGCTGTTGCAGGGAGTCATCGATTCGCCCGATATTCCGCTGAATGTCTCCCGTTCATACCTGCAAAGCGACTCAAACGTCAAGAAAATATCGACCTACATCACCAAGAAAGTGGCCGACCGTCTGCAAGAAATCTTCAACAACGACCGCAAACAATTCGAAGAAAAGTGGGACGACATCAAACTCTTCATCGAATACGGCATGCTTTCCGATGAGAAATTCTATGAGAAAGCCCAAAAATTCGCGTTGCTCAAAGACACCGACGACAAATATTACACCTTCGACGAATACAAAACGCTGATAGAAGCCGAACAGACCGACAAAGACAAGATGCTCATATACATCTATGCCACCGACCGCATCGCCCAGTACAACTACATCGAAGCGGCCAAGAACAAAGGATACAGCGTGTTGTTGATGGACGGACAACTCGACGTTCACTTTATCGGCATGCTCGAACAGAAATTCGAAAAAAGCCGTTTTGTACGCGTCGACAGCGACATTGTCGAAAACCTCGTACGCAAGGAAGAGAAGGCCGAAGTCGCACTCTCGCCGGCACAACGCGACATGATGACCACAGTCTTCAAATCACAGATTCCGACAGTCGAAAAAGCCGAATTCATGGTCATGTTCGAGGCCATCGGCGAAACAGCACAACCCATCGTCATCACGCAAAACGAGTTTATGCGCCGTATGAAAGATATGTCGGCCATGCAACCGGGCATGAGTTTCTATGGAGACATGCCCGACAGCTACAACCTCATTGTCAACACGCAACACCCGTTGACCCAACGTGTCTTGACCGAGGCCGAAGCGGCTTGCAATGCCGAAGTCACACCCTTGCGCAGCCAAATCGACTCGTTGAACGACGAAATATCCAAGTGGCAAGAAGCCAACAAAAACAAGAAAAGCGACGAAATACCCACCGAGGAGAAAGACAACCTCAAAAACAAAGAAGACCAGGTGGCTGCCTTGCGCCGTCAGGAAAATGACCTGCTCAGCAACTATGCCGCACAAAACAAATTGGTTCGCCAACTGGTCGACTTGGCACTCCTCTCCAACAATATGCTCAAAGGCGAAGCCCTCAGTCGCTTTGTAAAACGCTCAGTAGAGTTGCTCTAA
- the mgrA gene encoding L-glyceraldehyde 3-phosphate reductase, with protein sequence MAEESYIADTHRYETMNYRRCGRSGLLLPALSLGLWHNFGSVDDYATYSRIALTAFDNGITHFDLANNYGPVYGSAETNFGRILKQSLGAYRDELIISTKAGYDMWPGPYGNWGSRKYLMASLDQSLKRMGLEYVDIFYSHRPDPETPIEETMEALSDIVRQGKALYVGISNYKPEQTRRAIAILRENHTPCLIHQARYSMFDRWVEPELLSLLQEEGVGLIAFSPLAQGLLTNRYLHGIPDDSRAARPTGHLKREAITPERMSQINRLNDIASQRGQTLAEMALAWLLRDNRVTSVLIGASSVEQLKDNLRAQENTIFTDEELKNIGTIINE encoded by the coding sequence ATGGCAGAAGAATCCTATATCGCCGATACCCATCGGTACGAAACCATGAATTACCGCCGTTGCGGACGCAGCGGTCTGTTGCTACCGGCTCTGTCGCTCGGCTTGTGGCACAACTTCGGCAGTGTCGACGACTATGCGACATACAGCCGCATCGCCCTGACAGCCTTTGACAACGGTATCACCCACTTCGACCTGGCCAACAACTACGGGCCGGTGTACGGGTCGGCCGAGACCAATTTTGGCCGCATCTTGAAACAATCGCTGGGAGCCTACCGCGACGAACTGATTATATCGACCAAGGCCGGATATGACATGTGGCCGGGACCGTACGGAAACTGGGGCAGCCGCAAATATCTCATGGCCAGTCTCGACCAAAGCCTCAAACGCATGGGACTCGAATATGTCGACATATTCTATTCACACCGTCCCGACCCCGAGACCCCCATCGAAGAAACCATGGAGGCTCTCTCCGACATCGTAAGGCAAGGCAAAGCCCTCTATGTAGGTATTTCCAACTACAAACCCGAGCAAACACGACGGGCCATCGCCATTCTTCGTGAAAATCACACGCCGTGCCTCATACATCAGGCTCGATATTCCATGTTCGACCGCTGGGTGGAACCCGAGCTCCTGTCGCTCCTGCAAGAAGAAGGCGTGGGTCTTATTGCATTCTCGCCGCTGGCCCAAGGTCTGCTGACCAACCGTTATCTGCACGGAATCCCCGACGACTCCCGTGCAGCCCGTCCCACGGGACATCTGAAACGGGAAGCCATCACACCCGAACGTATGTCTCAAATAAATCGGCTCAACGACATAGCCTCCCAACGGGGACAGACATTGGCCGAGATGGCACTGGCTTGGCTGTTGCGCGACAATCGTGTCACATCGGTTTTGATTGGAGCCAGTTCGGTCGAGCAGTTGAAAGACAACCTTCGCGCGCAGGAAAATACCATCTTCACAGATGAAGAGCTGAAAAATATCGGGACAATAATAAACGAATAA
- a CDS encoding dihydroorotate dehydrogenase: MADLSVNIGRLSMKNPVMTASGTFGYGLEFADFIDLSRLGGIIVKGTTLKPREGNPYPRMAETPSGMINAVGLQNKGVDYFIEHIYPQIKDIDTQILVNVSGSTIGDYAETARRLASLSKIEAIELNISCPNVKEGGMAFGTSCQSAASVVKAVRAAYPGTLIVKLSPNVTDITEIARAVEAEGADAVSLINTVLGMAIDAERQRPVVSTVTGGLSGPCVKPIALRMVWQVFHTVQIPIVGLGGIMNATDAVEFLLAGARAIEIGTANFIDPQVTLKVIDGIDNYLDRHGCRSVDEIIGALKV; encoded by the coding sequence ATGGCAGATTTGAGCGTAAACATCGGACGGCTGTCGATGAAAAATCCCGTTATGACAGCGTCGGGCACATTCGGTTATGGATTGGAATTTGCCGATTTTATCGATTTGTCGCGTTTAGGTGGGATTATTGTCAAGGGAACCACATTGAAGCCCCGGGAAGGAAATCCCTATCCGCGCATGGCCGAGACACCCTCGGGTATGATCAATGCCGTGGGTTTGCAAAATAAGGGCGTAGATTATTTCATCGAGCACATCTATCCGCAAATAAAAGACATCGATACCCAGATTTTGGTCAATGTTTCGGGTTCGACCATCGGTGATTATGCCGAGACGGCTCGTCGGTTGGCCTCGTTGTCGAAGATTGAGGCCATAGAGTTGAATATCTCATGTCCGAACGTAAAAGAGGGCGGCATGGCATTTGGAACTTCTTGCCAAAGCGCCGCATCGGTTGTCAAAGCCGTGCGTGCCGCCTATCCGGGTACGCTTATCGTGAAATTGTCGCCTAATGTCACCGATATTACTGAAATCGCTCGCGCTGTCGAGGCCGAAGGTGCCGATGCCGTGTCACTCATCAATACGGTGTTGGGCATGGCCATCGATGCCGAAAGGCAACGCCCGGTTGTTTCGACCGTTACGGGCGGATTGTCGGGACCTTGTGTTAAGCCCATCGCATTGCGCATGGTGTGGCAGGTATTCCACACTGTGCAGATTCCCATTGTGGGACTGGGGGGTATCATGAACGCTACCGACGCCGTAGAATTCCTTTTGGCCGGGGCTCGGGCAATAGAAATTGGTACCGCCAATTTCATCGACCCGCAAGTGACCCTTAAAGTCATCGATGGCATTGATAACTATCTCGACCGGCACGGCTGTCGTTCGGTCGACGAAATCATCGGGGCGCTGAAAGTGTAG